The Elaeis guineensis isolate ETL-2024a chromosome 3, EG11, whole genome shotgun sequence region CCAAACTATTCTTCCTGAGCATACCCCTTACTGTTGCTGCATAACTGTTGTGTAGTGTTCTGAGCTCTAATTGTGTTCTTACTAGGCATTCACATCGACATCTTGCTTGTGTTTCTTATCTTTTGGCTTGTGTGACGTGACTTCTTCTAGTATGAAACATTTTAAATCCTACAAGAAAGCTGATCTTGCGACTGTGTTGCAAAATTTCCATTCAGCAATATATGATGATTCATTCCTGCAATTTCCTTGCCCTTTAGCATGACATAGCTAAGATAGTAAATTTTGTCcgaaacactttttttttttttttgtcggttCACCAACTGTTCTGTATTTACACTTCGTATTCTATATTTGGTTAAATTACCTTTAATCCAGTCATCCAATGTTCACCTCTTCCTGGTCTCATGAACTGAGACCAATATCATCTATGAACACCTTGAAACATGAGGTTGCTtttaaaattgataattaagccAAAGGCCAAGTCCGGTTAAGTAACTTAAATGTTGCCCTTTGTTTTTAAGTTTGTAGGTGTTTCTCATAATATATATTTCCTGTCTATGTTGTAAAATTTCTTGACTGTACTAAGAACCAGCTTTTGTTGTGACCCAGAGTTCAAAACGACGTGATAGAATCACTGTGCCTGCAGCACCCATTAATCCTAAGGGCATCATTTAATCGtcctaacatattttatgaaggtAATGTCATTCGATCAACTCACTGTAATCAGTGATTTTATGTTCTGGTTTGTGTAATTATTCTATTCTTTTTGGTTAAGTAAGCCAATGTTTCATCTAACTTTCCTTGACTAAGTTCTTCGTAGTATTGATCTGTACCTTTACATATGATGTAAAATGAGACAGCATAACTGTACAGTTTTATGTAATTTTGATTTAGACCCCTTGCCTAGTTTTGGGTCATTGACTTTGAGCACTGTTCATGTAAATGGAGTCCAAATATTAAAATGCTTGTATCTAAAGCTCTTTTATTTTTCCCACTGCTCTATTGTAAATCTTTTCTGGTGTTATGAAAACATGTGAACCTACATGAGAATTATCACTTCATGCAGTTCGCTATAAAGATCTTCTGGCTGATGCTTACACTGATTTATCAAATCTACTCAAGTCTGCCAGAAATGTTTGCTCAATTGTTTATTGTCTTGAACGTTCTATCTGTGATGACTTGTCTGGTTACCTATGCAAGAATGGCATATCCTCTGCTGGTATGTGAATATACAGTTTGACGACATTACCTATTCATAGTCTTCCTAATGTTTCTTTTCAACTATATATTTCCTCTCTTCCATTTTAGCTTATCATGCGGGGCTAAACAGCAAACTCCGCAGTGCTATATTGGATGATTGGCTTTCTTCCAGAGTACAAGTCATCGTTGCAACAGTGGCTTTTGGGTATTTGTATCCTTGATATCTTTGTAATGTGTATTCTACATATTTTGAGCTGTTTTTATTTTCtatgctttcatttttttttctttgattaatGCAACCTGGAGCTCATATCTCTGATTTATTTTCCTGTTTATGTTCATGTTATATATGTCATTGACAAAGTCATTGTGAAGTTTTGTCCATATTTATGTGAGAATTGGTTCCCTACTGCATCTCCAACCTAGGAGCTCTATAGTCAGAACCGAATTTTACAGCCATTAAATAAACATAAATCAAGAAGAAATGACTTATTCAAGATTTGACGTGCATGACAGCCATGATTCTTCAGATGTCTCCCACATAAAACATAACTTTTTCCTATTAAATGAAACTAGTCAGGCGAAATGGTGGTGGCAGTCATTGAAGGGTCATCAATcatatccttgcatgatagataCGATAGTTACATTCTCATCTAAGTCTTCAGTGGTTCCAGTTTTGCTCACCTGTCAGCTTGTTCAAATAGCAAGCTACATTTCTAATAAGCTCGCCAATAAACATATCTCCTGTGCTATTATTTGTATATGATCACAGTCTGGCAAAATTCTACACCATATGAACATGTCTTTTGAGCTTGATGCCTGCCTCTTTTTCTAAGACTCGCAAGACAAGCTGTTTACTTCGTTGAGAAGCCATGCTCGTTGCATAAGTTATATATGGAAATCACATTAATTGAATGCAAATCTTCATGTATTGTATTACTTATGAGCTTGAAAGAAAGATCCTTTTATAAGTTATAGGTTGACACATCTTCAAGCCTTAAATCATGTGATGTAAAAAAGATAATGTTGCTAAACTTTTTAAGCTGTAAGCACAGCAAATCgctgagaaaaaaaatatcatgggAGGTTTATTAGTACTAATAAATTAACGAGTATTTGAAATTAGGCTTCCATCTGTCTCcttgcttcttttcttttttttgttttaccTGTTTTGTCTAGATGATCCACTTGATTCTTTTGTAATGAAATGAACTCTGTCTAGATTTATTGTCAGAAAAAAGTTCAGTTTGAAACCTTGCTTTTAGGGCTGCAAATGAGCTGAGCTGCTCATGAGCAGCTTGGGCTCAACACACTAACTACTTGCTTGAGCTTAAGCTCAGTAATGAGCCGAGCTTAAACATTTTTCAGAGCTTGGCTCCATGAACGAGCCGAGCCTGAAGATCGACTCTGTTTACTTTCAGTAGAAAAGCTCAGCTTAGCACGAAACTTAGCCCAGAACTTAGCACAGCAGAGCTTGAGCACTTAATGTGAATCTTGGCTCGTGTTCGAACTGAGTTTAAGCAGCTCTTCTGATGTACTGAGCGAACCAAGCAGCCTGATACCTGCCTCAGCTCAGCTCATTCGTACCCCTGCTTGCTTCTCTGTCTGAGTATTCTTTATATGTATTTTCTTGTATCGGAATATGTCAGTATGTTATATATTTTAACAGATGGAGAATCTACCAAATtctctatatagcacacaataatAAAAGTTGTGGCACAATGCATTGCCATTTAATACTATGCAATATGCATTTTAATTTTCTATCACCAGATTTGTAATCACAAACTTGTCAATGCATGTCTTCATCCttaaacctgtggctgaactagAATTTCACGACGCTAGAAtttgttgctcaattttttttcttgcttcaGCAAAACTTGCCTTCTCTTTATTGCTAAATTGTTGAATCACTTTGCTGTTTGATCATGAACCCGAAATTCTGCTTTTGTCATGTATTTGGTGTGCTGCTGGGGTTACTTGGATACTATCACGAAAACTGAAATATTCATTTCCGCTGCCACAGGATGGTAAGactgcttgatttttttttttttgaatttcatacAATCTGCTCTTATGCCATAGTTCTAGAAGAAATACCTTATTGCCAAGTGTTTATTCTTTGTAACAGATGACTTTCTTCCATTTGTTCATGTTTACAGGGTATAGATAGAAAGGATGTTCGTATTGTTTGTCACTttaatatcccaaagtcaatggAAGGCTTTTACCAAGAGTCTGGAAGAGCTGGCCGTGATCAGTTGCCTTCAAGAAGTGTGTTGTATTATGGCATGGATGACCGCAAAAGAATGGTGGTTATACAATATATTAGAATTCACACATTTAACGCATTTGTGGTGTTAAATAAATGGATCTGTACTTTGTGGTAGGAATTCATTTTGAGAAATGCTGCCAATAAAAATTCAGAGTCTTCATCATCCTCAAATAGTTTGTCAGAAAAGTCCCTAGAAGCCTTCAGTCAGGTGTTTCTATTGTTTTGAATAAGACACTAGCAAAAAAGTAGGGTCACTTAGAGAATAATGATTCCTCACTATATGCAGATGGTGGAATATTGTGAAGGTTCTGGCTGCCGCCGGAAAAGAATCCTCAAAAGTTTTGGAGAAGAGGTATCAGCTCTGGCTTATCCATATTATTGTTATTCCTCAATCAATTATTTGTTTCTGCATAAGCTGGATGGATCCTTGATACTTCCTGGCATATATGACATCAGTATTGTTCCATTATCAAACTAGGTACCTGCATCTCTATGTCAAAAATCATGTGATGCATGCAAACATCCAGGCCTGGTATCCAGAAAACTGGAGGAACTTCGCCATTCATCTAACACTCACAAAAGGGATGGATTCTTTCCAATTATTATTAAAAggtgcttttctttttttcttgcatgGAAGGTTACGATTTGTGGCATCATAAATGTTctcttgtttttattttattttaatttcaatgatgtgggctttgcTGGAATTGATTGATTGATTTGTTGTTTCATAAATTGAAGGAGCAAGTGATGGAAATTGAGAGTCTAGTTGGGGTACAAGCCCAGCTACTTGCAATTAGATAAGAAATGCACTATCACTGGATCACAACACATAGGAGGTGATTACAGAACCCACTTATTCACACACTCTGAATCATCAATCCATCTATTCCATACAGTGAATGAATCAGTACATATATAGACAACCAACTCTGCATAAGCTCCAATGTTTCAAAATGGCATGTATGGATAATGCTTCATGACTGCCAGAAGTTGCAGTAAATATAGTTTAGATTTGATAGGAAACTTCAATCTATGACAGAACAACTCAACAAACCTTTTGAATACTGTCCCTAACAAGGAAGAATCAAGATCCAAGTCCCAATTGGATGGTGGGGCGTCCTATTGTCCTGAGTGTCAAGATGGGGCACCATCCTATTTATGGGACAGGATCGAGACAAGACAGGGATGGATGAGACAGGACGTCCACCATCTTGAGTGTCAGAATGCAGCTCGTCCCTTTCCATGGAAAAATACCCCATCCTCAGGGATTTTGAATCCTTGGGTAGAGTTGCAGGCCAATGAGGACGCTAATGTAGTCTCTTAGAAAAAATGAACTGGCTAACCCATTCTACTGGTGGCAAAGCAGGTTAGATGATATTTTCTTCTAGAAAAATTCATCTATTATTGGATATTGAGCAACATACAGTTCTGCAGGAAGATGATGCCAATAATTTGAATGTAGGTGATATGAAAGAGAGATGATCACCAATACATGCTCAAATATTTTATGGATTAGTAGTAGGCTAGACCAAGTAACTGAAGTTCTCCTGACCAGTCCTTTGACTTTCCGGTGGAGATGTGTCCTATGATATCCAAGGATTTCATGGAAAACAAGCTCCTATTACATCATGACCATTAAGAAAGgcaattatattatgatatccaagGATTTGAGGTCCAATATATGCAAACTTTCCTGATGTTCTGTTTGTCCTTTAGTTTACTATTGTTCGCTCTCTCTCAAATAACATGTAATTGCAGGGTTATGACATTATGCTAGGCTACCTCGTTCCTTCTTTAGTAGAACGCTAATAACCTGCTTCCAGTTGACAGCTTTTTATAAATCCATATTCACTTTGATTTGTCTGCTTGGAGGCGGTTTTCTTTGAATCAATTTGTCGTTTTTGGATATGTCCCCATTTTGTTCATTTCATCTGTATGTGAACAAATTTAAATGTGTGCCTTTGAACAAGATTGATGGTCtccctcctaattgaaaattcaCTGCCCAAAGATAAAATATACTCCTTAGTCCTTTCTTTCAACAATTCCTACAAAGCAAACTCTATCATTGATTATTCTTTTCCAACATCAACTCTTTCATTCTTTGTTGCATCTACTTGACAGTTCAAATTATCCACCATAGAAGCCTCTTGTCCCACAATCAACATTGAGCAATGCCAGTTAATTTGTAGGAAGTCAATCTCATAATCTGTTGACACTTTGCTCCTTGCTGTGGACCATTTAAGCCCTAGCTAGCTAATAATCAAAAAGATATTGACTCAAAACAGCCATGTCATTCACCCTTCACTAATTGAGAAGGGAGAGAACCACTAAATATCTGTTGGCTTCTTTTACTTTGGTAACATTACTTTGGAAATCCTGGATAAAACAAACCAAAGTCCTGGGGTATAGGTGGACTTGGCAACCTTTCCAATGAATGTCGACATCCATTTTGGTAGAATCTATTGATAATTTTGCAAAATTTGTCATCAAGGGTACAATGATGAATGCGATGTCATAGTGATCCAGTCCAACCATGAAGATATTTCAGATGGCTGAACCTACATGATGTGTCTTGAAAGTATGTGCTGTGCACTTCAAGCATTTATAGTGTTTGTGCAGTACTGCACACTAACATTTTCTCTAAATGCAGCATCATGTTGATTCAATCCAACCATGAAGATATTCCAGATGACAGAATCTTGTATGATGCAATTTTGAAGTATGTTGGAAGCACATAACTTTCTATAAAAGTTATGCCAGTGGTTTATGTTGCTTGTACTTTAATCTCCTTTTCCTCTGCCTGCAACAGTAAATATTAGCTAAAATATAAGCTTGTAAGTGGGCAACACATGTCTAAAATCCACATAGAGAATCACGACGAGACATGGTACCAAGATGTGGGCAATACATTTAGGGCCTCTTTGGATGTTTGAACAGGCTATGTTTTGGACAACCAAAATCATGTTGACTGATGGAAGGACCTTGTGGGGAGTGAGAGTTACCTACCAGGTGATAACAGGTTTCCTGATAAGGAAAATCACTGCATAGATAATGCCCAAAAATTAAGATGCTGTATCACCTTTCCGAAGGAATTTGATATCCCTATTTTTTGGGTTGGTCGGTTCTCGTGTTACCATGTTTGAGTTTCTTCTCTCCCTGCAGCTACCTCTTTGTTCACCATTGACCATTTGATCTTATTTCGCTAAACATCCAAACAGCCTCTTAGTATCCAATGTGCATTATGATATCACAAAGTGTGCTGTTTCCCAAATGTGTTGGTAGCTTATGTGTTTAtgtcttatttttatttcttgtttCACTACCCTTACAAGAACAAAGAAAAGCTGGTGTTCTGTCTTCAGGTCTACTTTTTTTTAAATAGTAGATCATAGAGAAAATTTTCTCCTGAAAGAATACTGCAAAAAGAATGCTGAAATGGAAACACAGATTTGATTCCTACTGATCAGATTATAGAAGCTGAGTTACCAGAGTTGCTTCTAACAACTATTATGCAATTTTCTCGCCACATAAATCATCAAAGAACATGGTATTTAACTGTAGAATAATCACTATTTATGTATGATGAGATGATATTGTCAGTTGAGGTGCATTGGATGCTTCCAAGTTTTCAGTAATATTGTACCTATGATAAGAAATTCAAATGACTCTAAGAATAACCTGAGCTGTAGCATCCTTTATCTATTGTATATATATAATTGAAACCAGTTAAACCTTTTTGGTTGAAGTGCATCTTTCTGAGTTCTTTTCCTTGATGCCTCTCAGGAGTTGTTTTACCTAGCTTTATTGGTCCTTTTGCTATATTAGTGCTAGTTTTGCCTTGTGTCTTTCTTACAATACTAATCTTATGTCAGAAACATCTTACACAAATAGTCTCAATTCGAAATTTAACCGCTTGGTTGGTTATGCATATTTGTCttctatatattattttttttgcagCTCAAAAGATGCTTTTTTAGAAGGCCAAGTTCAAGACACTGAATTTTGGAATCGAGATGATGAGGGAAGTTTCTCTGGTGAAGACATTTCGGATTCTGATGGTAAGAGGTCAATTTGCAGTCGAAACTTATAATGTTGTGGTATCTACTTTGTTTTTCTTATATCTATAAACAAGAAACTTCTGTCAAGTTCATTGGTCCTTTGTATGGTTTTCTTGCCACCTATAACCCTATGCATGTTGGAATGTTAGTAAATAGAAATAGCATATGATTTGAGTTGTACAAATGAATGCTTTTACAGACTTCTGGGTAAAACCCATGTCTGAAATACCACACGGTACAACAGTTACTCATTGATATGTACCATATCGACACCTTGGGGATACAACAGAGCATTGGTCCAAGCAaatactgcttgaagttgaactGCACCCAAAGTACTTGAACTGACCTCAGGTCAAGTTGTTCTGAGGTGGATCAAGGTCAGTCTGCCCCTACTTAGACTTGAACAAAACAGGCCTTCTGGAAGTCGTTCCTCATATTTTGAATGTGGGAACAAAGTGAACCAGAAGGAAGACTACCTAGAGAGATTGGCTTGCAGGCCAAAGTTCGTTTTTGATTTTTGAGGTTAGAAATCAATCTACTTAGGTAaatcttctttctccctctttttatttctttagaaATTTGAGTGAAATTtgtttttaaatcaaaagataaggATTAAATGTTGTTTGATTGCTGCATTCATGCATTAAAGCATGAATTTTGGATTGAACCTCCAAACCTACTTTTAAAGAATGTTATTTGAAAATAATCCATAAAAGGTCAAGGGTTTACCTTTACCAAGTGCCAGCTGCATGGTGGATATTGTACCCACCCCATCTGTGCACCCCTTGATATTCCAAACCTTGGGTAAGACAAAATAGAAGATATGAAGTTGAGCACTTGGAAGGAAACTCAGGAGCAAACCATTTTCGGACATCAGTTGTAATATAGTAGACAAAGACGGCTTCTAGATGCCCTTAATAGGGGCAGGCTGCAGTTTTTTATGGAAGTTTCAGAAAAGGGAAGTGTATAAAAGTGAACCTAGAAAAGAAAAGTTGATCTGGAAATTAATATCTGATGGGTGTAAACCATCAGGAATTTGATTGCAAAAAGTGGTTGATTCTGAATATGATATCTTTGGGGCAAAGCTATAAGAATGAGCAGATCTAACTATTTCAATTAGGCAGACTCAGCAATGTAGCTTGAATGTTATAAAAACCAGAGCAAGATGGTCTTGCTACATGCTTGTTCATAGATCTAGTCTAAACCTGAACATTGGTTGAGCTAGGCCAAGTTCCTAAGTTTGATGTTAAGGGCTCAATTGCTCATATCCTAGCCCTATCCTGACCCAGCTGAGGGCCTACAATCTTTAACTAGAGCCCAGCCTGCACATAGTATTCCAAGCTCGAGTCCAACATGGTTTTATCTGGTTAAACTAGCTCACCAGTCAGTCCCTTTATTATTGCTGGGGTACTGAGGGAGAAAGGGGAAGCGAAGGCGATGATGGAAGGAACCGTGATGGGATGCTATTAGTGGTGAGGTAAAGAAAAGATGGAGGCAAAGATGGTGGCAGACTTGTGGTATGTGAGAGATAGAGGCAACAGTCATATCCAAGATGACAAAGGTGAGGTAGGAGAAATAAAGAAAGCAGCAGTGCAAAAGTCATATGCAATCTGATTGTGGCACTTCCATGTTTGTTGATGCTCTAAGTCGCTTGGTGTGCCATTGATCTACGTATTTTAAGTGAGGAGGGTGGGGTTGTAGGTGAGAGATAAAGGAAGAGGCAGCACTTCCATGTTGTGATGAAGATGGGCAGTGGGCAGAGGTCAAGCAACACAAATGGTGGTGAAGGGAAGAACAAAATCTTTCATAAAGGAAAAGGGGGAGACTGTGTTATTCTATAGTGGAGACTGTGTTATTCTATATTTATATTACTTCAGGGGGGGCTAAGCCGGGCTAGTATACATTCCCTCCAATCTAGGCCTACCCAATTCTGTTGGGCCACAATTTATAGGTCTTGCCTGACGAAACAGGCCAAGAGCCTCTGCCCAGGCCTACCCAAAGCCGCACACCAGGTTGAGCATGAGGGCCCTAATTTGCCTAGGTCAACCTAGAATCATTTCTATGGCACAATAACCATTAAAGATTTTCTGTTCATTTATGATTATGCTTGTGTTCCCCGAATATGTTTCTGGGTGAAACCTTTGTAAGAAACTAGATTGTTTGCTGGAAGCTGCTATCATTTTCTTTAGGGGGCACATGTCCTATATATGAAACTGTAGCGGCACAAAGCAACAAGAACAGCTCTGAAGTACAAATACAAGTAAAATTAAAACACCGATATTACATATACGTAGTGTCTACCTCTAAAATTGGCTTCTACATTTTAAACTGCTGTGATTGTTCTATACCAACTTGTATAAAGGAAAAGATAAATATCAAACAGATGTGTCTAAACTTTAGCAGCTTGTGTGTGTGAGTTTATCAATTAGTATTCGTGCTGACTCTTATTTATCACCTTCATAATGGCAGATGGAGTAGAGGTCATAAGCAGTTTAACTAGGTCAAAGATTTCAACAAAAGCAGGACTAGatgaaaaatttgagattttGAAGCACGCAGAAGAGGTTTATTATCAAAACAAAGGCCAGAGAAAGCAGGTATagtatattattttttcttctactcCATTATCTGCTATAGTTGGTTGTAGGACTTCCGGAGGAGACAAAATTTGCCTTTTGTTGGGTCGTATGTCATTTTCATCTATTGTTCATTGGACAAAGTATccttagaaaatttaattttcaaagaTAGTTTCTAccaaaattttagattctataggACAAAAGTGTCCCCATTTCTTAATGAAACAGGATGCCCCAATATCTCATTTTATCCTGACAGCAGTCCTGATTATGCATCCCAATAGATATCCTCCATGTTTCtcccattcttttcttttttctttcattttttttcttttcttccttttatttcttttcctgtaccctccttttttcttttccttttttcttgatttttctttttccttcctttctttttctcatttttcttctttccttttatgctttccttcatcttttttttcctttctttctttcctctctctcctcttcctatGTGGATGGGTTTCAGAGTCCGGAGCCAATCCCGATCTCATTTTCTTATAGGAATGGAATGGGATAGCCGGCGCCCCCCATCCCACCAGGATGTAAGACCTTGGTTTCTACTGCTTATCAATATTTTAAGTTATACTTGCACTTTTAGCATATGGAGGATGATTGACTAGATCTTGGACTGTCCAAAAACTTAATGGTCTACACCATCAATCATGACTGAAAGGGGAAGCCAAAAGCCACTATACCATCAATCATGATCTGCATTTATGCCTTGTTTGGATGGATGGACAGAATATCCATGCACAACATCCCCAGGCCGgtgtaaacttttttttttggtggggggaGGGGTGTTTGAAGGATGTGTGTTAGGATGGGACAAGATTGTGAATCCATAAAATTTAAGGATAAATAAACATCCCTAGGCAGGTGtaaatagttttctttttttttttttttcccctgggGGTGGGGGGTGTTGGGGTTTTAAGTTTGAAGGATGTGCATCAGGATGGGAGGAGATTGTGAATCCATATAATTAAGGATAATTAAAATGACCTTTTTATTCCAGTTATCctgatatttgagagaaaagaagggaGGTCCGCCCACACTTATTTATCCAGGCGCAAATACATAGGGATGCACCATCCATGATTCGAACTTAGTTTTGGTTGCTAAATAGAGGGGCGTGACCATTGGGACAATCTccaattatattatcataaatttttagaattcTTTCTTCTCACAGCTTCACCTAATCCCTTCAATCTCTCCTCCCGCGATGTCAACTGCCAGCAAACTCACTCCCATGTGCAGTCTGTGCTTCAAAAAAGGATCTTGAGATAAAATAGATATTCAGATGTTCTTAAAGATTTCTTATTCATTGGGTGGTGACAAAATGAATAGTCTTTAGAAGACAatgtttatatttaatttatggtTAGAATCATAGAATGCCATACTGGGCCGAACCGCTCGATACACCTTGTACCATTACCGATCTTGTATTGGTACGGTGTCACATATTGTACCAACACTCCGTATGCCATCTCGTATCATACCGAACCGTATACTGacactgtaataggatggtactaGTATGGGGTCCGATACCGAGCCAGCGAATCTGGTTAATATCATCCAATCTAATGTAATTGCACTTTAGTTTTAAATTTATAGTAACTATAGGACTCACTGAATTACGACTACATTGATACTCCACTGGTTTGAGCTTTCGCAGTATTAGATGCTTGTATCCTTGCAAAAACTACTCTTAAATTTATGTAAAAACATTTTGTGTATTAACAGGAGGGCAGTCTTACTGACAAAAAGGCCATATCTGAGACACTGAAAGAAGCAAGCAAAAAGAGGTTGTTGAATGCTCTCAAACAGGCTCAGGAAAGGCTTGGAGACCTACCGTAAGCAAGCTTCCAATTCTCACTGCCTCAATTGATCATACATTGTTTCATATGTTAATGAATATTTGGCAAATGACACAACACCAACAAAGAATCCAGATTTGTCCTTCCAAGGGGA contains the following coding sequences:
- the LOC105042050 gene encoding ATP-dependent DNA helicase Q-like 3 — encoded protein: MKKSLLPVKNVPASERHSVGKEDLVRLLKQYFGHPEFRGKQLEAIEAVLAGRDCFCLMPTGGGKSMCYQIPAVAKPGIVLVISPLIALMENQVAALKMKGIPAEFLSSTQTAQTKEKIHEELNSGKPSIRLLYVTPELVAIFGFMTKLTKLYNRGLLSLIAIDEAHCISTWGHDFRPSYRKLSSLRRHLPGVPILALTATAVPKVQNDVIESLCLQHPLILRASFNRPNIFYEVRYKDLLADAYTDLSNLLKSARNVCSIVYCLERSICDDLSGYLCKNGISSAAYHAGLNSKLRSAILDDWLSSRVQVIVATVAFGMGIDRKDVRIVCHFNIPKSMEGFYQESGRAGRDQLPSRSVLYYGMDDRKRMEFILRNAANKNSESSSSSNSLSEKSLEAFSQMVEYCEGSGCRRKRILKSFGEEVPASLCQKSCDACKHPGLVSRKLEELRHSSNTHKRDGFFPIIIKSSKDAFLEGQVQDTEFWNRDDEGSFSGEDISDSDDGVEVISSLTRSKISTKAGLDEKFEILKHAEEVYYQNKGQRKQEGSLTDKKAISETLKEASKKRLLNALKQAQERLGDLPLDLEASAIFLEMDCFKKYEKVGKTFYNSQVAATVRWLSSSSHEQILDRLNANSTTLVSTNCKSVTPPPDPIILDHVPGEASTGENQDNIKLKHSNESVEMKAPGEKIELPQIPSFSEFINQKRKEGQMGSSGVSSQYPSRGVQKRILDSQKNGANNASKRIR